One Brachybacterium aquaticum genomic region harbors:
- a CDS encoding FUSC family protein → MTLAPSRVDHIPAFRIAVGLAIPLVILLLTDNIQWAMFAGFGAFTGIYSKYEPTRDRFRRQSQAGIMLTLCVTLGAGLAQIAELIPPAAGSWLVIVVTSLVAGASAAFVTSKGLKPGGAIFPVFATAAVASAPVAAPSWGAGLIAAACAGLCVLLGLLGHWAGERHPDVVLGRDHELVTHGELASEFTRYTVAALIAGVLGLASGLPFPYWPQVAAVAPLTPSGHGARAERAVHRIVGTTLGVVVTAFLLSFPVEPWQLVVWIVILQFLAEMYVMRNYSLALLFITPLALLMVQLGHTQPVGPMLQARVLETVIGAVVGLAMVIGRWAWERRATQRQAAVGA, encoded by the coding sequence GTGACCCTCGCCCCGTCGCGGGTGGACCACATCCCGGCCTTCCGCATCGCGGTGGGACTGGCGATCCCGCTGGTGATCCTGCTGCTCACCGACAACATCCAGTGGGCGATGTTCGCGGGCTTCGGCGCGTTCACCGGCATCTACTCCAAGTACGAGCCCACCCGCGACCGGTTCCGCCGACAGTCCCAGGCGGGGATCATGCTCACCCTCTGCGTGACCCTCGGCGCGGGCCTCGCGCAGATCGCCGAGCTGATCCCGCCCGCGGCCGGGTCGTGGCTCGTGATCGTGGTGACCTCGCTGGTCGCCGGGGCGTCGGCCGCATTCGTGACCTCCAAGGGTCTGAAGCCCGGCGGCGCGATCTTCCCCGTCTTCGCGACCGCCGCGGTCGCCTCCGCCCCTGTCGCCGCCCCGTCCTGGGGTGCAGGCCTGATCGCCGCGGCCTGTGCGGGGCTGTGCGTGCTGCTCGGCCTGCTCGGCCATTGGGCGGGGGAGCGGCATCCGGACGTGGTCCTCGGCCGGGACCACGAGCTGGTCACCCACGGGGAGCTCGCCTCGGAGTTCACCCGCTACACGGTCGCTGCGCTCATCGCGGGCGTGCTCGGCCTCGCCTCCGGCCTGCCCTTCCCGTACTGGCCGCAGGTCGCGGCGGTCGCACCGCTGACCCCGTCCGGCCACGGCGCGCGCGCCGAGCGAGCCGTGCACCGCATCGTCGGCACCACCCTCGGCGTGGTCGTCACCGCGTTCCTGCTGTCCTTCCCCGTCGAGCCCTGGCAGCTCGTGGTGTGGATCGTGATCCTGCAGTTCCTCGCCGAGATGTACGTGATGCGCAACTACTCGCTCGCGCTGCTGTTCATCACCCCGCTCGCCCTGCTCATGGTGCAGCTCGGCCACACCCAGCCCGTCGGGCCGATGCTCCAGGCGCGTGTGCTGGAGACCGTGATCGGTGCCGTCGTGGGCCTGGCGATGGTGATCGGCCGCTGGGCCTGGGAGCGCCGGGCGACGCAGCGGCAGGCCGCCGTCGGCGCCTGA
- a CDS encoding PH domain-containing protein, protein MARGWRETMKMAAEGKRALEEQHRAGGAQQAMQDHVAAAGATRSAQTYRAAMQRNAGIGGGLHDIDLPERILLPDETVHDVAVGGQSDDTFPLLIITDRRVLVTKDLPWNRWKILREVPAADVAGAELETRLLSGRIRVRLHRGKDITFKVAERTRSGEVTALLQHLASGGAPPQAQ, encoded by the coding sequence ATGGCACGAGGATGGCGCGAGACCATGAAGATGGCGGCCGAGGGCAAGCGTGCGCTCGAGGAGCAGCACAGGGCCGGGGGTGCGCAGCAGGCGATGCAGGACCACGTCGCCGCGGCAGGAGCCACCCGCTCGGCGCAGACGTACCGAGCGGCGATGCAGCGCAACGCGGGGATCGGTGGCGGCCTCCACGACATCGACCTGCCCGAGCGGATCCTGCTGCCGGACGAGACGGTGCACGACGTCGCCGTCGGCGGCCAGAGCGACGACACCTTCCCGCTGCTGATCATCACCGACCGACGAGTGCTGGTCACCAAGGACCTGCCCTGGAACCGCTGGAAGATCCTGCGGGAGGTCCCCGCGGCCGACGTCGCCGGCGCCGAGCTCGAGACCCGTCTGCTCTCGGGGCGCATCCGGGTGCGGCTCCACCGCGGCAAGGACATCACCTTCAAGGTCGCCGAGCGCACGCGGTCCGGCGAGGTGACCGCGCTGCTGCAGCATCTCGCGAGCGGCGGCGCCCCGCCCCAGGCGCAGTGA
- a CDS encoding methyltransferase domain-containing protein has protein sequence MAAYTHGYGEAALGSHRARTAANSAAHLLPHLRTGQRLLDVGSGAGTITADLARLVGPEHLVALEVAEESAALTRAELDRQGLLACPGANGEPSADGEAHGAASDGHARPGAEVVVGDAHDLPFEDGTFDVVHAHQVLQHVADPVGVLRELRRVTRPGGLVAVRDSDYEGFRWWPDLPGLSRWRELYLRAARTNGGTPDAGRRLLAWAHAAGFTDVEPSTSTWLYATPESRESWAASWAGRITSPPLAAQLEREGWADEAEREEIAETFRRWSADPDGWFTLLHGEILARV, from the coding sequence ATGGCCGCCTACACCCACGGCTACGGCGAGGCGGCGCTTGGCAGCCACCGCGCCCGCACCGCGGCGAACTCCGCCGCCCATCTCCTGCCCCACCTGCGCACCGGCCAGCGCCTGCTCGACGTGGGCAGCGGCGCGGGCACCATCACCGCGGACCTCGCCCGCCTCGTCGGCCCCGAGCACCTGGTCGCCCTCGAGGTCGCCGAGGAGTCCGCGGCCCTCACCCGCGCCGAGCTCGACCGGCAGGGTCTGCTCGCCTGCCCGGGCGCGAACGGTGAGCCGTCGGCCGACGGCGAGGCCCATGGCGCGGCATCTGACGGGCACGCCCGGCCCGGCGCCGAGGTCGTCGTCGGGGACGCGCACGACCTGCCCTTCGAGGACGGCACCTTCGACGTGGTCCATGCCCACCAGGTCCTCCAGCACGTCGCCGACCCCGTCGGGGTGCTCCGCGAGCTGCGGCGTGTCACCCGGCCCGGGGGCCTCGTCGCCGTGCGCGACAGCGACTACGAGGGCTTCCGCTGGTGGCCGGATCTGCCTGGGCTCAGCCGCTGGCGCGAGCTGTACCTGCGCGCCGCCCGCACCAATGGCGGCACCCCCGACGCCGGGCGGCGCCTGCTGGCATGGGCCCACGCGGCCGGCTTCACGGACGTCGAGCCCTCGACCTCCACCTGGCTGTACGCGACCCCGGAGAGCCGCGAGAGCTGGGCTGCCAGCTGGGCGGGCCGGATCACCTCGCCGCCGCTCGCCGCGCAGCTCGAGCGGGAGGGATGGGCCGACGAGGCCGAGCGCGAGGAGATCGCCGAGACCTTCCGACGCTGGTCAGCGGACCCCGATGGGTGGTTCACTCTTCTGCACGGCGAGATCCTCGCCCGGGTGTGA
- a CDS encoding DoxX family protein → MSLSTAILRAVPGAFILNSGIGKIGMDAGTAQYLQGMAAQGVPPLGKLTPEQFAKFLSYGEIAVGASLLLPFVPTKLAGLALAGFSGSMVSMYLRTPGMTEDDGVRPSQEGTALAKDSWLLAIAAALLVANTGKGKDKADA, encoded by the coding sequence ATGAGCCTCAGCACCGCCATCCTCCGCGCCGTCCCCGGTGCGTTCATCCTCAACTCCGGCATCGGCAAGATCGGCATGGACGCGGGCACCGCCCAGTACCTCCAGGGCATGGCCGCGCAGGGCGTGCCGCCGCTGGGCAAGCTGACCCCCGAGCAGTTCGCCAAGTTCCTCTCCTACGGCGAGATCGCGGTGGGCGCCTCCCTGCTGCTGCCCTTCGTGCCCACCAAGCTCGCGGGCCTCGCGCTCGCCGGCTTCTCCGGCTCCATGGTCTCGATGTACCTGCGCACCCCCGGCATGACCGAGGACGACGGCGTGCGCCCCTCGCAGGAGGGCACCGCGCTGGCCAAGGACTCCTGGCTGCTCGCGATCGCCGCGGCGCTGCTCGTCGCCAACACCGGCAAGGGCAAGGACAAGGCCGACGCCTGA
- a CDS encoding RNA polymerase sigma factor yields the protein MDAPDPAGATGAADDVLARVHREEHSRLLATLVRRFGDLDLAEDAASEAMEAALRAWPAQGVPRVPLAWLTTAATRAALDRVRRDGVLARRLAELHLEEGAGSGPWPDGRLASPGSGADGRADRSPVESAVLARGDLPDERLAMLMGCCHPAIAPADRIALMLRFVGAMTTAEVAQALLLPVPTLQARITRAKKRIAVNRIPLTVPEDAGERARRLPLVLRAISLIYTEGYAATSGETVLRRELTAEAIRLARILHRLLPGAAETQGLLALLLLTEARSPAREETDGTPIPLEDQDRSLWYRDLIEEGLPLVEEAAGREDAGRFTLQAAIAALHAEAPTFEETDWAQIVALYSMLLGLGEDPVVRMNRAIAVGRARSPQEGLTLLEQLADEPELSSHAPFHAALALFHEETGQQARAVEHWERALALSGSGGEQRFLARRRDRARART from the coding sequence ATGGACGCGCCGGACCCGGCGGGCGCGACGGGCGCAGCCGACGACGTGCTCGCCCGGGTCCACCGCGAGGAGCACAGCCGGCTGCTGGCCACCCTCGTGCGCCGCTTCGGGGATCTCGACCTCGCCGAGGACGCCGCCTCGGAGGCGATGGAGGCCGCCCTGCGCGCCTGGCCCGCGCAGGGCGTCCCCCGCGTGCCGCTCGCCTGGCTGACGACCGCCGCGACCCGCGCGGCCCTGGACCGGGTGCGCCGCGACGGGGTGCTCGCCCGGCGCCTGGCGGAGCTGCACCTCGAGGAGGGCGCCGGCTCCGGGCCGTGGCCCGACGGACGCCTCGCGAGCCCGGGCAGCGGAGCGGACGGCCGGGCCGACCGGAGCCCCGTCGAGTCGGCGGTGCTCGCCCGGGGCGACCTGCCCGACGAGCGGCTCGCGATGCTCATGGGCTGCTGCCATCCGGCGATCGCCCCCGCGGACCGGATCGCGCTCATGCTCCGCTTCGTCGGGGCGATGACCACCGCCGAGGTCGCCCAGGCCCTGCTGCTCCCGGTGCCCACGCTGCAAGCGCGGATCACCCGGGCGAAGAAGCGCATCGCCGTGAACCGCATCCCGCTCACCGTCCCCGAGGACGCGGGTGAGCGGGCGCGGCGCCTCCCGCTCGTGCTGCGCGCGATCTCCCTGATCTACACCGAGGGCTACGCCGCGACCAGCGGCGAGACGGTGCTCCGGCGCGAGCTCACCGCCGAGGCGATCCGCCTGGCCCGCATCCTGCACCGACTGCTGCCCGGCGCGGCGGAGACCCAGGGGCTCCTGGCCCTGCTGCTGCTCACCGAGGCCCGCTCCCCCGCCCGCGAGGAGACGGACGGCACGCCGATCCCGCTCGAGGACCAGGACCGCTCGCTGTGGTACCGCGACCTGATCGAGGAGGGGCTGCCCCTCGTGGAGGAGGCGGCGGGGCGCGAGGACGCCGGCCGCTTCACGCTCCAGGCCGCGATCGCCGCCCTGCACGCCGAGGCACCGACCTTCGAGGAGACCGACTGGGCGCAGATCGTGGCGCTGTACTCGATGTTGCTGGGCCTCGGCGAGGACCCGGTGGTGCGGATGAACCGGGCGATCGCCGTGGGGCGCGCCCGCAGTCCGCAGGAGGGCCTGACCCTGCTCGAACAGCTCGCCGACGAGCCGGAGCTGAGCTCCCACGCCCCGTTCCACGCCGCCCTCGCCCTCTTCCACGAGGAGACCGGGCAGCAGGCGCGGGCGGTCGAACACTGGGAGCGAGCGCTCGCCCTCAGCGGCAGCGGCGGCGAGCAGCGCTTCCTCGCCCGCCGACGCGACAGGGCCCGCGCCCGGACCTGA
- a CDS encoding YciI family protein — translation MKYVLLMMGNLADDRCGEAEEGPGEEDFIAFDAELEKAGVLAGGFALSEPEEGTSITRASAEAEPVITAGPYTESREFVGGTIILDVPSLDEALAWAAKCPGAIGGRVEVRPLVEY, via the coding sequence ATGAAGTACGTGCTGCTGATGATGGGAAATCTGGCCGACGACCGCTGCGGCGAGGCCGAGGAGGGCCCCGGCGAGGAGGACTTCATCGCCTTCGACGCCGAGCTCGAGAAGGCCGGGGTGCTGGCCGGCGGCTTCGCCCTGTCCGAACCGGAGGAGGGCACGAGCATCACCCGCGCCTCGGCCGAGGCGGAGCCGGTGATCACCGCCGGCCCCTACACGGAGAGCCGGGAATTCGTGGGCGGGACGATCATCCTCGACGTGCCGTCCCTCGACGAGGCCCTGGCCTGGGCGGCGAAGTGCCCGGGCGCGATCGGCGGACGCGTCGAGGTGCGCCCGCTGGTCGAGTACTGA
- a CDS encoding siderophore ABC transporter substrate-binding protein — MIPFSRRSFGALSAAGMLGLALTACGGAGDAAEGSSSDAGGADSAAAGTIEVEDNNGTQTVQVPPASVVATDNRTFETLSDWGVTLTAAARALMPVTNPYKDDESIIDLGNHREPDLEAVVAAEPTLIINGQRFVDYHDDFVKLAPEAVVLELDPREDQPFADELKRQISVLGEIFSKQTEAETLGADLDAAIERVTAAYNGSDTVMAVNTSGGEIGYIAPGAGRTLGWAFDALGLVPALEVEGASDDHEGDDISVEAIASSNPTWILVMDRDAAVAADDPAYKPANELLESSDALAGVTAVAEGNIVYMPADTYTNESIQTFTEFFNAFAEALEAKA, encoded by the coding sequence ATGATCCCCTTCTCCCGCCGCAGCTTCGGCGCCCTCTCCGCCGCCGGCATGCTCGGCCTCGCCCTCACCGCCTGCGGCGGCGCGGGTGACGCCGCCGAGGGCAGCTCCTCCGACGCGGGCGGTGCCGACAGCGCCGCCGCGGGCACCATCGAGGTCGAGGACAACAACGGCACCCAGACCGTGCAGGTCCCGCCGGCGTCCGTCGTCGCCACCGACAACCGCACCTTCGAGACCCTCTCCGACTGGGGCGTCACCCTCACCGCCGCGGCCCGGGCCCTGATGCCGGTCACCAACCCCTACAAGGACGACGAGTCGATCATCGACCTCGGCAACCACCGCGAGCCCGACCTCGAGGCCGTCGTCGCCGCCGAGCCGACCCTGATCATCAACGGCCAGCGCTTCGTCGACTACCACGACGACTTCGTGAAGCTCGCCCCCGAGGCCGTGGTCCTCGAGCTCGACCCCCGCGAGGACCAGCCCTTCGCCGACGAGCTCAAGCGCCAGATCTCCGTGCTCGGCGAGATCTTCTCCAAGCAGACCGAGGCCGAGACCCTCGGCGCCGACCTCGACGCCGCTATCGAGCGCGTCACCGCCGCCTACAACGGCTCCGACACCGTCATGGCCGTGAACACCTCCGGCGGCGAGATCGGCTACATCGCCCCCGGCGCCGGCCGCACCCTGGGCTGGGCCTTCGACGCGCTGGGCCTGGTGCCCGCGCTCGAGGTCGAGGGTGCCAGCGACGACCACGAGGGCGACGACATCTCCGTCGAGGCGATCGCCTCCTCGAACCCCACCTGGATCCTGGTGATGGACCGCGATGCGGCCGTCGCGGCCGACGACCCCGCCTACAAGCCCGCCAACGAGCTGCTCGAGAGCTCCGACGCGCTCGCCGGCGTCACGGCCGTGGCCGAGGGCAACATCGTCTACATGCCCGCGGACACCTACACCAACGAGTCGATCCAGACCTTCACCGAGTTCTTCAACGCCTTCGCGGAGGCGCTCGAGGCCAAGGCCTGA
- a CDS encoding ABC transporter permease, with protein sequence MSTPSPAASPGASSSASPGASSSASPGASPGVPSDVPPDASAAAPSRRRERLVDGKLVIGIVIVALLLVASLFTGVYDVVGGEAGAEMFQVTRIPRTIALVLAGAAMAMSGLIMQLMTQNRFVEPTTTGTTEWAGLGLILVMVIAPGAGLLTRMSVAILFSFVGTMIFFLFLRRVTLRSSLIVPIIGIMLGAVVGSLSTFIALQFDALQTLGVWFAGSFTSVLRGSYEVLWIVLAVGVAVFLVADRLTVAGLGEDIATNVGVNYRRVVLMGTGLVAIAAGVVTVVVGNLPFLGLIVPNVVSMIRGDDLRSNLPWVCLLGIAIVTVCDLIGRTIIMPFEVPVSLILGIVGAVVFIALLMRQRRHG encoded by the coding sequence ATGTCCACCCCCTCACCCGCCGCGTCGCCGGGCGCCTCGTCCAGCGCGTCGCCCGGCGCCTCGTCCAGCGCGTCGCCCGGCGCCTCGCCCGGCGTGCCGTCCGACGTCCCGCCCGACGCCTCCGCCGCGGCCCCCTCCCGGCGCCGCGAGCGCCTCGTCGACGGCAAGCTCGTCATCGGCATCGTGATCGTCGCGCTGCTGCTGGTCGCCTCCCTGTTCACCGGCGTCTACGACGTGGTCGGCGGTGAGGCGGGCGCGGAGATGTTCCAGGTCACCCGCATCCCGCGCACCATCGCGCTGGTCCTCGCCGGAGCCGCCATGGCGATGTCGGGCCTGATCATGCAGCTGATGACGCAGAACCGCTTCGTCGAGCCGACCACCACCGGCACCACCGAATGGGCGGGCCTCGGACTGATCCTCGTCATGGTGATCGCCCCCGGCGCGGGGCTGCTGACCCGGATGAGCGTGGCGATCCTGTTCTCCTTCGTGGGGACGATGATCTTCTTCCTGTTCCTGCGCCGGGTCACGCTGCGCAGCTCCCTGATCGTCCCGATCATCGGCATCATGCTCGGCGCCGTGGTCGGGTCGCTCTCCACCTTCATCGCACTCCAGTTCGACGCGCTGCAGACCCTCGGGGTGTGGTTCGCCGGCTCCTTCACCTCCGTGCTGCGCGGCAGCTACGAGGTGCTGTGGATCGTGCTGGCCGTGGGCGTGGCGGTGTTCCTGGTGGCCGACCGGCTGACCGTCGCGGGCCTCGGCGAGGACATCGCCACCAACGTCGGCGTGAACTACCGCCGCGTGGTGCTGATGGGCACGGGCCTGGTCGCGATCGCCGCGGGCGTGGTCACCGTCGTGGTCGGCAACCTGCCCTTCCTCGGACTCATCGTGCCCAACGTGGTCTCGATGATCCGCGGTGATGACCTGCGCTCCAACCTGCCCTGGGTGTGCCTGCTCGGCATCGCGATCGTCACCGTCTGCGACCTCATCGGCCGCACGATCATCATGCCCTTCGAGGTGCCCGTCTCCCTGATCCTCGGGATCGTGGGCGCGGTCGTGTTCATCGCCCTCCTGATGCGGCAGCGCCGACATGGCTGA
- a CDS encoding iron chelate uptake ABC transporter family permease subunit encodes MAERRLGRAVEEAPVELSTAPSDVAGDLGPLAAPHRVRGGSGAFADQKARRRYRIMLVVMIVAAAGLALGLLAIGNPMPVGTPGFWLIAELRITSLVVMAVVAVCQAVATITFQTVTNNRIITPSIMGFESLYTVIQTAAVYILGVAGIAALQGPGQFLAQVAAMVGFSLLLYGWLLRGRYANIQVMLLVGIILGGGLGAVSTFMQRLLSPSEFDVLSARLFGSISNASAEYLPYAIPLVVVAALLIWLNARTLNVIALGRDVCINVGVDHGRQTIVALVLVSILMAVSTALVGPMTFFGFLVATLTYQLAGTHDHRRLLPLGALVGFVVLAGAYFVMNHVFYAQGVVSVIIELVGGTVFLIVIMRKGRL; translated from the coding sequence ATGGCTGAGCGGCGCCTGGGACGGGCCGTCGAGGAGGCCCCGGTCGAGCTGAGCACCGCCCCGTCGGACGTGGCGGGGGACCTCGGCCCGCTCGCCGCCCCGCACCGCGTGCGCGGCGGCTCCGGCGCCTTCGCCGACCAGAAGGCTCGCCGCCGCTACCGGATCATGCTCGTGGTGATGATCGTGGCCGCCGCGGGCCTCGCCCTCGGCCTGCTCGCGATCGGCAACCCCATGCCGGTGGGCACCCCCGGCTTCTGGCTGATCGCCGAGCTGCGCATCACGTCGCTCGTGGTGATGGCGGTGGTCGCCGTCTGCCAGGCGGTCGCGACGATCACCTTCCAGACCGTCACCAACAACCGCATCATCACCCCCTCGATCATGGGCTTCGAGTCGCTGTACACGGTCATCCAGACCGCCGCCGTGTACATCCTCGGCGTGGCCGGGATCGCGGCCCTGCAGGGGCCGGGACAGTTCCTCGCCCAGGTCGCGGCGATGGTCGGCTTCTCCCTGCTGCTCTACGGCTGGCTGCTGCGCGGCCGCTACGCGAACATCCAGGTGATGCTCCTAGTGGGCATCATCCTCGGCGGCGGTCTCGGCGCGGTCTCCACCTTCATGCAGCGACTCCTGTCGCCCAGCGAGTTCGACGTGCTCTCCGCGCGCCTGTTCGGCTCCATCAGCAACGCCAGCGCCGAGTACCTGCCCTACGCGATCCCGCTCGTGGTCGTCGCGGCGCTGCTGATCTGGCTGAACGCGCGGACCCTGAACGTCATCGCGCTCGGACGCGACGTGTGCATCAACGTGGGCGTGGACCACGGCCGCCAGACCATCGTCGCGCTCGTCCTGGTCTCGATCCTGATGGCGGTCTCCACCGCCCTCGTCGGCCCCATGACCTTCTTCGGGTTCCTGGTCGCCACCCTCACCTACCAGCTCGCGGGGACCCACGACCACCGGCGCCTGCTCCCGCTCGGGGCGCTCGTCGGCTTCGTCGTCCTCGCCGGCGCCTACTTCGTCATGAACCACGTGTTCTACGCGCAGGGCGTCGTGTCCGTCATCATCGAACTCGTCGGCGGGACCGTGTTCCTGATCGTCATCATGAGGAAGGGGCGCCTGTGA
- a CDS encoding iron ABC transporter ATP-binding protein: MITIDAVRKQYRSATGTVDIGPVTTAIPEGGVTALVGPNGAGKSTLLTMVGRLLGIDEGVIEVAGYDVSSTASKDLAKILSVLRQENHFITRLTVRQLVGFGRFPYSKGRLTKLDEQKITEAIDFLNLDDLEDRYLDQLSGGQRQRAYVAMVLAQDTEYVLLDEPLNNLDMRHSVQMMGRLRDAARQLGRTIVVVLHDINFAAHYADHIIAMKDGAVVEAGPVERIMDGEVLSRVFDTPVQVVEGPTGPLAVYY; this comes from the coding sequence GTGATCACCATCGACGCGGTGCGCAAGCAGTACCGATCCGCCACCGGGACCGTGGACATCGGCCCGGTCACCACCGCCATCCCCGAAGGCGGCGTGACGGCCCTCGTGGGGCCGAACGGCGCCGGGAAGTCGACCCTGCTGACCATGGTGGGGCGCCTGCTCGGCATCGACGAGGGCGTGATCGAGGTGGCCGGCTACGACGTCTCCTCCACCGCCTCCAAGGACCTCGCCAAGATCCTCTCGGTGCTGCGCCAGGAGAACCACTTCATCACCCGCCTCACCGTGCGCCAGCTGGTGGGCTTCGGCCGCTTCCCCTACTCCAAGGGGCGCCTGACGAAGCTCGACGAGCAGAAGATCACCGAGGCCATCGACTTCCTGAACCTCGACGACCTCGAGGACCGCTACCTCGACCAGCTCTCCGGCGGCCAGCGCCAGCGCGCCTACGTCGCCATGGTCCTCGCCCAGGACACCGAGTACGTGCTGCTGGACGAGCCGCTGAACAACCTCGACATGCGCCACAGCGTGCAGATGATGGGGCGCCTGCGCGACGCCGCCCGGCAGCTGGGCCGCACCATCGTGGTGGTGCTGCACGACATCAACTTCGCCGCCCATTACGCCGACCACATCATCGCGATGAAGGACGGCGCCGTGGTCGAGGCCGGCCCCGTGGAGCGGATCATGGACGGCGAGGTGCTCTCCCGCGTGTTCGACACCCCGGTGCAGGTCGTCGAGGGGCCGACGGGGCCGCTCGCGGTGTACTACTGA
- a CDS encoding type II toxin-antitoxin system TacA family antitoxin has protein sequence MPATKSSRINLRVTEHQESVLRRAAETEDSTLSDFVLGSAVEQAEKVLADRRWFEVDSETYAKFVDALDRKPRTEKLAELFARPALFDAPFELDD, from the coding sequence ATGCCTGCGACCAAGAGCTCGCGAATCAATCTTCGTGTCACTGAGCACCAGGAGTCCGTGCTGCGGCGCGCCGCAGAGACCGAGGACTCGACTCTGTCGGACTTCGTTCTCGGAAGCGCGGTCGAGCAGGCAGAGAAGGTCCTGGCCGACCGTCGGTGGTTCGAGGTGGACTCCGAGACCTATGCCAAGTTCGTCGATGCGCTCGACAGGAAGCCGCGGACGGAGAAGCTGGCAGAACTGTTCGCTCGGCCCGCGCTCTTCGATGCGCCGTTCGAGCTGGATGATTGA
- a CDS encoding GNAT family N-acetyltransferase: MTVGVLQAPRRLEKGDDRSSFHSGADELDTWLRKFAWQNQRANNAVTYVAMMNEVVVGYYAIAAAGVAHEETTEAFSKHRPNPIPCVLLARLAVDRRAQGKGVGAALLRDAMTRSVQASDSIGAAAMLIHCRDHAAKQFYLRHTDALESPVEELQLVLPIAAIAAQIRN; encoded by the coding sequence ATGACCGTTGGTGTGCTGCAGGCGCCGAGGCGTCTTGAGAAGGGTGATGACCGCTCGTCGTTCCATAGCGGGGCGGATGAGCTCGACACGTGGTTGAGGAAGTTCGCCTGGCAGAACCAGCGAGCGAACAACGCGGTCACCTATGTCGCGATGATGAACGAGGTCGTCGTCGGCTACTACGCGATTGCGGCGGCGGGAGTCGCTCACGAGGAGACGACAGAAGCCTTCTCGAAGCATCGTCCGAATCCGATCCCCTGTGTCCTCCTCGCCAGGCTGGCCGTCGATCGGCGCGCCCAGGGCAAGGGCGTGGGTGCCGCGCTCCTCAGGGATGCCATGACCCGCTCGGTGCAGGCCAGTGACTCCATCGGTGCAGCAGCGATGTTGATCCACTGCCGCGATCACGCTGCGAAGCAGTTCTACCTGAGGCACACCGATGCCCTTGAGTCGCCCGTCGAAGAGCTGCAGCTCGTCCTTCCCATCGCAGCCATCGCGGCGCAGATCCGCAACTGA
- a CDS encoding IS30 family transposase — translation MQGRHGHLSREQKQLGLRLHGKGWRLVDIAKEIGCSAPMVGIMARTGRHLDARPFGWEPRQGCLTIHEREQILLGINRGDTFTAIAEQLGRAVSTVSREVKRGGGRCGYSAWRGHERAREQARRPKPFKLASGRLLEEVASRLEQLWSPEEIAARLRLDHADDPEMRVSHETIYQSLFVQGRGELRRELARCLRSGRAARKPRRTTDGRGRIPGMVMLSERPAEADDRGVPGHWEGDLILGEGSRSAVGTLVERSTRMTLLLHLPDGKSAEQVEAAMRAAISKLPPSLIRTITWDQGAEMSKHAAFTIATGIPIYFCDPHSPWQRGSNENTNGLLRQYLPKGTDLSVVSREKLDAIQDSLNGRPRKTLGYLTPSEKLAEFLAPTA, via the coding sequence ATGCAGGGCAGGCACGGTCATCTCAGCCGGGAGCAGAAGCAGCTCGGGCTCAGGCTGCACGGGAAGGGCTGGCGGCTGGTCGACATCGCGAAAGAGATCGGCTGCAGCGCGCCGATGGTCGGCATCATGGCCCGCACCGGCAGGCACCTTGACGCCAGGCCGTTCGGGTGGGAGCCACGTCAGGGCTGTCTGACGATCCACGAGCGCGAGCAGATCCTGCTGGGGATCAATCGTGGCGATACCTTCACCGCGATCGCCGAGCAGCTGGGGCGTGCGGTGTCGACCGTCAGCCGTGAGGTGAAGCGCGGCGGGGGTCGCTGCGGCTACTCGGCGTGGCGTGGTCATGAACGTGCCCGCGAGCAGGCACGTCGACCGAAGCCGTTCAAGCTTGCGTCGGGCCGGCTGCTCGAGGAGGTCGCCAGCCGGCTGGAGCAACTGTGGTCACCTGAGGAGATCGCGGCGCGCCTACGGTTGGATCACGCCGACGACCCGGAGATGCGCGTGAGCCACGAGACGATCTACCAGTCGCTGTTCGTGCAGGGCCGAGGCGAACTGCGCCGTGAGCTGGCGCGGTGCCTGCGGTCCGGAAGAGCGGCCCGCAAGCCCCGCCGAACCACGGACGGTCGCGGCCGCATCCCCGGCATGGTCATGCTCAGCGAACGCCCCGCAGAAGCCGACGACCGCGGCGTGCCAGGCCACTGGGAAGGTGATCTCATCCTCGGCGAGGGCAGCCGCAGCGCCGTCGGCACGCTCGTTGAGCGCTCGACGCGAATGACACTGCTGCTGCACCTGCCCGACGGCAAGAGCGCCGAGCAGGTCGAGGCCGCGATGCGCGCCGCAATCAGCAAGCTGCCGCCCTCGTTGATCCGAACGATCACCTGGGACCAAGGCGCGGAGATGTCCAAGCACGCCGCGTTCACCATCGCCACAGGAATCCCGATCTACTTCTGCGATCCCCACTCGCCCTGGCAGCGGGGGAGCAACGAGAACACCAACGGCCTGCTGCGCCAGTACCTGCCCAAAGGCACCGACCTGAGCGTCGTCAGCCGCGAGAAGTTGGACGCGATCCAGGACAGCCTCAACGGACGCCCCCGCAAGACACTGGGCTATCTGACACCATCAGAGAAGCTCGCAGAGTTCCTTGCGCCCACCGCTTGA